The following are encoded together in the Lathyrus oleraceus cultivar Zhongwan6 chromosome 3, CAAS_Psat_ZW6_1.0, whole genome shotgun sequence genome:
- the LOC127130289 gene encoding uncharacterized protein LOC127130289, with the protein MSMYTNDQRMLIQCFQDSLTGAALRWYMGLDSSQIKTFNDLGEAFIKHYKYNLDNVPDRDQLRSMQQREKEIFREYAQRWREIAAQVVPPMEEKEMTKVFLKTLDTFYYERMIASAPTDFTDMVNMGVRLEEAVREGRLVREGSSSSSGAKRYGGFMKKKEQETNVVSYNHPRRINYPYHSQHQHIAAVTPVITSAPVQVQYPQQRTNRFQQNTQYQQQHQPQQHQHQLQQRPPQQQRRTNFDLIPMSYAELYPALITKNLVQPRPRPPVPEVLPWWYKPEVSCPFHQNAPGHDLDNCFALKLEVQKLTRAGILTFKSMGPNVKDNPMPSHGPSSVNNIEFCLNEQRVTKIEEIRQSLVEIHSVLCAHGLFQHDHQICGTCSVNSRGCRKIQDDLQGVLDQGLIQISR; encoded by the coding sequence ATGTCAATGTACACCAACGACCAAAGGATGCTCATTCAATGTTTTCAAGACAGCCTTACCGGTGCAGCTTtacgttggtatatgggattagatAGTTCTCAGATCAAGACTTTCAACGATTTAGGCGAGGCCTTTATCAAACATTACAAATACAACCTGGATAATGTGCCAgaccgagatcagttgaggtcCATGCAACAAAGAGAAAAGGAGATATTCCGTGAATACGCGCAAAGGTGGCGCGAAATTGCAGCACAGGTTGTTCCACCtatggaagaaaaggagatgacgaAAGTGTTCTTAAAGACTCTTGATACTttttattacgagaggatgattgCAAGCGCTCCTACAGACTTTACTGACATGGTAAACATGGGAGTCCGTTTAGAGGAAGCAGTTCGAGAAGGGCGTCTAGTTAGAGAAGGAAGTTCATCTTCAAGCGGGGCAAAGAGGTACGGCGGTTTTATGAAAAAGAAGGAACAAGAAACTAATGTTGTGTCCTATAATCATCCAAGAAGGATCAATTATCCTTACCATTCCCAACACCAACATATAGCAGCCGTGACTCCAGTAATCACGTCCGCTCCAGTTCAAGTCCAATACCCTCAGCAGCGTACCAACCGCTTCCAACAGAAtactcagtatcagcaacaacatcaacctcaacaacatcaacatcagtTACAACAACGTCCACCACAGCAACAAAGAAGAACCAATTTTGATCTaattccgatgtcatatgcagaattgtatccagCTTTGATCACTAAAAACCTTGTGCAACCACGACCACGACCTCCTGTACCAGAAGTGCTACcttggtggtacaagccagaggTATCTTGTCCCTTTCATCAGAATGCTCCAGGTCATGACTTAGACAACTGTTTTGCTTTAAAGTTGGAAGTACAGAAGTTGACAAGAGCAGGTATCCTGACCTTCAAGAGCATGGGTCCCAATGTGAAGGACAATCCAATGCCAAGTCATGGTCCTTCATCAGTGAACAATATAGAATTTTGTCTCAATGAACAACGTGTTACGAAGATAGAGGAGATTCGACAGTCTTTGGTTGAAATTCATTCTGTTTTATGTGCTCATGGTCTATTCCAACATGACCACCAGATCTGTGGTACATGTTCAGTCAATTCAAGAGGTTGTAGAAAGATTCAAGATGATTTGCAAGGCGTCCTTGATCAGGGTTTGATTCAGATTTCTAGATAA